GGTAAGTCAGCAGCTGACCAGGCAAAGAGGTCTGTGTTACTGATGAGGGTGGGTGTAAGGATGTCGCGTTGTTCGGGTTATAAGCCAGTGCCGAGTTTGATGGCGCGTCCATTAGGGAGTTCTAGTGGTGTAGTTTCTTCGATCGGCTCGAGGCGGGCATCCCGGCCTACTCTGGGGTCCAAATCGTATCCAAATAAGGCTCTGTCAGAGCCGGGTGGTCGTTCAATATGATTGGTTTGAATGATGGGAAGTTATGGGCGtagctggccatgtagcattcgcgtgcgaGCCGCTGGTCGCCgtggatggtaaggatgtcGCCGAATGGAGATGGAAATTCATGGCCAGATGAGGTGTGGATACGACTACGCCAAGAGTGTTGAGGGATGGTCAGCTGAGGAAGACATTATAGGATGTGGCCGCGTCAACGACAAGGAATCGGATAGGGATTGTCTTGGTTTGAGCGCCATCACGGAAAACGGTGTAGAGGTCGATGTAGCCACGGGTGGAGACATTTTCCCCTGAGAATCCATATATGGGTTCATCGCATGGAACCATGGCGGTGGTAGGGAGCTGGAGTTTCTGATACGTTGCCCAATAGAGGATGTCAACGGAACTGCCTTGGTCAATGAGGACTTTCTTGACGGCATAGTTTTCCAACTCAACcatgatgaccatggggtcatcctgCTGGTTATCAAGGCCATGGAAGTCGTCGTCTGTGAAGGTTATGAGGGGCATGTGACGTCTGTGGTGGGAgtgggtgatatggttgatggattgtatatggcagaggtgtttctttctggcggaTGAGGTGGATCCACCACTACCAAAGCCACTAGacatggtgttaatggtgccgcGTAGTGGGGGTTGGTCGGGGTGATATCAGTGCGAGCAGGTTGGGGGTCGCGGTTAGTGGGCTGACTTAGACGTTTGTCATGGCGAGAATCGCGGGGAGGGCGTCGGTGGTAAGAACGTGGAGGGTGATCGGATCTTGGAGGGTGGTCATCTCGGCGAATGAAGCGACGAAAGTCGCCAGCACGAACCAATTCTTCAATCTTGTCTTGGAGTTCTTTGCATTCCTTTGTGGTGTGGCCATCGTTTCGGTGATAGCGTGAATACTTAGTCATGTCCGCGTTGGGCGGAGTGGTCGTCTTGCGtggtggtgggatgaggtcggCCTGTAGGGCTTCGTCAAGGAGACGGGATCGATGAACGTTTAAGGGtgcatatctggtgaagcggggTTCTCGGGGTCTCGGGTCAGGCCGAAAAGGTTGTGTAAGGGGGGTTGCTGCAGAGGATGtatagtcattgcagaattttgtatggagagtttgcatcttctccatgcggacatagtcAACGGCGTGAAGTTTCAACTCATGCATGGAGGCGGGTgagtggaggtagacgttgttggcgaaggtgCCGGGTTTGAGAGTGAGTGTCATGCGTTGAAGTGTCATTTCCTGATTGGGGTGTGGTGTGCGAAAGGCAGCCTTACTGAAACGGTCAATGAAAGCCCAGAGCGTCTCATGTTGTTCTTGTCTGACGCCAAGAAGGGAGATGGTTGTAGTTTAATGTGGGCGACTACCGGCGAAGTGAGTGgtaaacatgtgggagagggtgtCGAAGCAGTCAATGGAGTATGGCGGaagggtggtaaaccattcaAGGACAGGGCCTTTAAGGGTGGTAAGGAAGGCCTTGCAGAAAATGACATCATGAGAAATGTAGAGGTCGACGTGACTGATATAGACCTTGAGGTGCTCGTCCGGGTCGATTTCACCTGTATAGCGCTTTagggtgaaaggttcccactgggtaGGGAGGGAGGTGTTGGCGATGAAGTCCGTAAAAGGATGACGACGTCTGGGTTGTGTGGATGGGAGTGGGTGAGGGAGGATGGGATGGTGAACGAGGGTGGGAAAAGTGGAAGTaaagttgtgaggggggatatgggtggtagggagggtggAAGGTATGTTGTAAGGTGGGATGTGGGTGGTAAGAAGGGTGGCGGAGGAGGTAGGAGTCGCAGTGTTTCCTGGAAGAGTGGGATGGAAGTTTGTATGATGGGTTGAGAGGATGGGAGTTTGctgagtggtggtgaaggtgtgcggggtaggattgtactcgTTTCTTCTTCGGTATGCTGGAAGGATGGGGACCCTGCGGCATCGGATGTTTCCTTAgcctttcccttttgagtgAGATCGGCCTCAATCTTTCGCCTTAGCCGTGAGTTCTCCTGTCGTAGTGCCTCCATCTCATCAACACTGAGTTTCTTCAAATCAGCCagttcctgttgcatcttggcttgacCGTCTAGGATAGCGGCCAAGTCCGGGGTGATATTAGAAGACGCTGCAAAACCTGCTTCAACTTGCTTATTAACTCCTGCtctgctgcgggtagaaaccatcttcgagAGAATGCGGGTTGGTCCGTAAAGTGTTATCTCGTGCCCCAtagtgggcgccaattgttcctgcggagaacaaataagatatgtcaTACACAAGTGTTACCTTATCCCAGTCCGtaatctcctcagtaggcttcctCCCAGCTGGTACATGTCATTTGTGGTTATCTTGGTTCGGACCGGTTtggacccaagaggggttacctgcggaagAGACTCTAacgctcaagtcagcaaaagctctcagaaagtcaaatctcgtaattaagggagtaatgaatgcatacctttaattgttAGGGTCCatacatatttatagattattaattatgctTAGCCACGTCATGGGCTAGGCCCCTGTTTGGGTCGTAGGTGAGCCTAGGTCTTAGGCCAGGCCCCTTAGTTCGATTATCGTGGGCCCTTAGAGGCCTTGCTGGTAGTGCTCTGAATTTGTCAAGTTCTGGCTTAATTATCCTAAGTTAGCGACTTAGGTTGGTTACCCTTTAACGGCTTAGGTCAGGTACTGTTACTCGTTCATACATCGTGATTACATGCGTCTTTGGGAGCTATGTAGACGGGTTTTATGGCTATAATCAGGCTAAGCCGGCTAGGTATGGTAcatattataattcttttacacattttaaGACAATTAATATGCCCATTTCTTTAATAGTTTCTTCaagtaagaataaaaaattaatatttccaTAACTATACGTTACTCAACATGAGAAAGTTTTGAAGgctataaaatttcattttggcATGAAGGTAATCACTTGGTTTATGTATTCAATGGATTTTACATTTATCATACAATAGCAATTAacaatgtattaaaatattgacTTAATGataattacttaataaaatcatatttaactaatatatataattagtctGTATGGATAGTAATGGATCGGGTCGGATACGGATAATGTCTATCTAAAATTTgacccaaaaaaaaattacctgaTATTAACCCATTTATCTCTAGGATATTCATTTATCTCTCGGGTATCCATTTAAGAAATATCTGcggattttttttaaactcgTGAGTACTCGTGGATACCCACAAACCcacgaatatttaaaaaaaatattttataaatttttaaataaaattcaaataagattataagaaaaaacaaaatataatataaattaaattaaaaaataaattaagttttaattttaattaaatttaacctaattaaatataatgttaattttaattttaattaaatttaacttaattaaatataaattaattatttttttattttttcgagTAATGGGTATCTATGGGTAGGGTAGTATGATATCCGCATCTGGCCCGTTTATAAGCGAATATTAAAATACTCGCTACCCATTACTTGCGAATACTAACTATCTGTTGCaaattttatccgcggataccgaCGGACATGGGTATTTTTGCCGTCACTAGATAGACGGAATCAAAACCTTTCCctcatgtattaaaaaaaagacaaatatgaaatatttcatCACGTTTCTTTAAAGCATTCCCAATGTATTATTCACTTTAGAGCGTGGAATTTCATCACGGTTTTCCATCACAGTTTTCTCTTTAAAAAGGActttatcatgttttcaaagTATTATCCCCGTTAGA
This region of Vigna unguiculata cultivar IT97K-499-35 chromosome 5, ASM411807v1, whole genome shotgun sequence genomic DNA includes:
- the LOC114184590 gene encoding uncharacterized protein LOC114184590; translated protein: MTKYSRYHRNDGHTTKECKELQDKIEELVRAGDFRRFIRRDDHPPRSDHPPRSYHRRPPRDSRHDKRLSQPTNRDPQPARTDITPTNPHYAAPLTPCLVALDDPMVIMVELENYAVKKVLIDQGSSVDILYWATYQKLQLPTTAMVPCDEPIYGFSGENVSTRGYIDLYTVFRDGAQTKTIPIRFLVVDAATSYNVFLS